CCGCCAAGGGAGTTTGGACTGAAGACAGTAAGGTTGACGAATACTATCTCTATATCAAGAGGGAAGTGAGAGACAAGCTAATAAGCATGTCTGACTCCGGCGCAATTGATCAGCTTCTTGACCTGTTGCTAGTATCAAGATTTCTGGAAAGAGCCGGCGACCATGCAACGAATATCGCTGAAGAGATCTACTACATAGAAAAGGGTGAGAGTCTTAAGGAGGAAATGCGACGTTGAAGGTATTGATTGTTGATGACGATCTCGATATTCTGAATATTGTCAGAACTGCTTGTGAGAGTGAAAGCATTGAGACTTCAGCCGCCGCAAATGCAGAAGAGCTTTGGGCTGCACTGCGCGCGGGAAAACCAGACGTCATACTTCTCGACATCATGCTGCCGGACGCAAATGGTCTTGACCTGGTCAAGAAGATCCGAATGAAGTATTCCAGAATTTCGATAATATTCTTGACCGCAAGAAAGTCCGACCTCGACATGATTCTCGGACTTGAGCTCGGCGCAGATGATTATGTCACCAAACCTTTTAACCCAAGAGCTTTGGTAGCAAGAATTAAAGCCGTAATGAGAAGAAGCGAGATTTCTGGCACTCTTGACGAAATGTTGACGATAGGCGATGCGATAGTGAATCTAAAATCGTATACAGTAACCAGAAATGGAAAGTCAGAAGAGCTAACGAGGCGAGAATTCGAATTGCTGAAGTTGCTTGCAGAGAACCCCGGGAGAGTCTTCACAAGAGAAGAGTTGCTCGACAAAGTATGGGGGATTGACTTCTTTGGAGACTTCAGAACCGTGGATGTTCACATAAGCAAACTGAGAGAGAAGGTTGGAGAAGGGTTTATAAAAACAGTGAGAGGCGTTGGCTACAAGTTTGTTCTTGGAGAACAGAAGTGAACCAACTGCTTCTTGATGAGCTCGACGAGGGGATTATGATAGTCGATGAGGGCCTTGTGGTATCATACGCGAACTCGTTTGCGCAAAAGATGCTGGGCGAAATTGAAGGACTGGCTCTCCCGGACGCTCTGCATGTTCAAGGTATTTCGAAGATCGTCGACAGTCTGATCTCAGGACTTCATTATACTACCGATACTTTGTTCGTAAGAGATGAGATAACTCACTTTTTGAGAATAAAGGTCTCTCCACCATACATTATTGCCAGAAATATCACAAGCGAGAAGCTGTTCGAGAGTGCCAAGATGGATTTCGTAAATTCAATCGTTCATGAATTCTCAACACCTCTGGCCGTCATAAACGGCTACGTGCAACTACTGATGGATAGGAACAGTGAACTTCCCAACGATGTCTCTGAGACAATCGATAGAATATCCAGATCAACGGGAAGACTTTCAAGACTCGTCGAAGAGCTTGGTATACTATCTAACCTCGAACTGCAGAACTACAGAGTGAAAGTTGAAACAGTGAATCTAAGAGAACTTGTAGATGAAGCCATAGGCGATCTTCAAGCCAAATGGAATCGAAAGAGACTCGAGATCATCACAACTGTGTCTCCGGATACTTATGCCGCTGTGGACTCGATGCTCCTCTTCAGAGTAATATCCAACCTCATCTCGAATGCTGTCAAGTATTCAAGTGTCGGGGATAAAATTGAAGTGGTTTCTCGTGAAGACGAATCCAATATCTACATCTCTGTGAAGGATGATGGAATAGGCATTAAGAGTGACGAACTTCCCAGAATATTCGAAAGATTCTATCGAGCTAGCAACG
This window of the Mesotoga infera genome carries:
- a CDS encoding histidine kinase; translated protein: MNQLLLDELDEGIMIVDEGLVVSYANSFAQKMLGEIEGLALPDALHVQGISKIVDSLISGLHYTTDTLFVRDEITHFLRIKVSPPYIIARNITSEKLFESAKMDFVNSIVHEFSTPLAVINGYVQLLMDRNSELPNDVSETIDRISRSTGRLSRLVEELGILSNLELQNYRVKVETVNLRELVDEAIGDLQAKWNRKRLEIITTVSPDTYAAVDSMLLFRVISNLISNAVKYSSVGDKIEVVSREDESNIYISVKDDGIGIKSDELPRIFERFYRASNARTSGSSGLGLGLSLVKHALNLINGTIDVRSRYMMGTTVTITFPKNM
- a CDS encoding response regulator transcription factor, with protein sequence MKVLIVDDDLDILNIVRTACESESIETSAAANAEELWAALRAGKPDVILLDIMLPDANGLDLVKKIRMKYSRISIIFLTARKSDLDMILGLELGADDYVTKPFNPRALVARIKAVMRRSEISGTLDEMLTIGDAIVNLKSYTVTRNGKSEELTRREFELLKLLAENPGRVFTREELLDKVWGIDFFGDFRTVDVHISKLREKVGEGFIKTVRGVGYKFVLGEQK